Within the Roseicitreum antarcticum genome, the region TGCGACATGAAGGGCTTTGTCGCCGCCGCACTTTCCATTGTGCCAGATCTTCTGGCGATGGACCTGCAGGCACCGATTCATCTGGCCCTGTCCTACGATGAAGAGGCAGGGTGTCGCGGCGTGCCGCACCTGCTGTCGGCGCTGCCGGGGCTGTGCGCGCCACCTGCGGGCGCGATCATCGGCGAACCCTCTGGCCTGACGCCGGTGCTGGCCCATAAGGGCAAATCCGCCATCCGCCTTGTTGCCACCGGTAAGCCCGGTCATTCGTCGCGCCCCGATCTGGGGGCGAATGCAATCCACGCGCTGGTCCCCGCGCTGACAGCGGCGGCAGCGCAGGCAAAAGCGTTGCAATCAGGCGCGCAGGACGCGCGGTTTTTGCCGTCATGGTCCAGCCTACAAATCGGCACGGTTTCAGGCGGTCAGGCGTTGAACATTATCCCCGAAGCCGCCACCGCCCAGATTGAGGCGCGCGCGATTGCCGGTGTCGACCCCTTCGACTTGCTGGCCCCCGTGATCGCCGCCGCGAAAGCAGCCGGTGTCGAAACCCGTATTCTGGCAAGCTATCCTGCGCTGGCGCTTGATCCCGGTCATCCGCTAGCGGACCTGATGGCACAGCTTGCCGGGGAAACCCCTCTTGGCGCGGTCAGCTATGGGACCGAGGCGGGGCTGTTTCAGGCCGCCGGGATCGCCGCGATCATCTGCGGACCGGGCGACATCGACCGCGCGCACAAGCCCGAGGAATATCTGACCCGCAATGAGTTGCACGCCACCTGCGCGCTGATGCAGCGGCTGGGGGAAAGCCTGCGCGCATGACAACATTTTCTGCGGCCCGCCCCGGCAGGTGCGGGCGCAAGCTGCCGCTGAAATGCGCGATCAAGCGAAAGATGCTGCATCGCGCAGGTTAGATTTCGGAAAATACTAAAGAGATGCCCGCGATGACCCAACCTGACCTGACCACCCTAGAGTTTACGCCCTTTACCGCGCAGCATCTGACCGGCGCGCTGGCGCTGTCGCGCGCGCTGAACTGGCCGCATCGGCTGGAAGACTGGGCGCTGTCGTTTTCGGTGTCGCAGGGCGTTGTCGCCATGGCAGGCGGGCGCGTTGTCGGGACGGCGCTATGTTCCATGCACGGGCCGGTGGCGACACTGAACATGATCATTGTGGATGAGGCCATGCGCGGGCGCGGGCTGGGCCGACAACTGATGCAGCGCATCATTGCCTTGGCCGAAACGCGCGAAATGCGCCTTGTCGCCACGGATGACGGAAAGCCGCTGTATCGCAAGCTGGGCTTTGAAGACTGCGGGCAGATCGTGCAGCTTCAGGGCGTGGCAAATGCGGCCACACCAGAACGCCCGGTGCAGGCCGGTCCGGTCGATCTTGAGCTGTTGGCACAGATGGACACCGCCGCCAGCGGGCTGGAACGCGTGGCGCTTCTGACCCGCATCGCCGCCAGCGGCGTTACCCTGCGCACCGACGGCGGTTTCGCCTTGCTGCGCGAATTTGGTCGCGGTCATGTTCTGGGGCCCGTCGTCGCGCAGGATGCTGGGGCGGGGCGGGCGCTGATCGCCGCCGGGGCCACCCAGATGGCGGGTCAGTTCCTCAGGATCGACGTGACCGCAGCGCATGGCCTTGCCCCCTTTGTCGAAACGCTGGGCCTCAGCCCGGTGGGGGGCGGTACTGCCATGGTGCATTCCCCGCGGGCGCGCGCTGCGTCTGACTATCACACCTACGCCCTTGTCTCGCAGGCTTTGGGCTGATCATCGGAGTATTCCATGTTGACCCACCCCCCCCTGGCCAATTCACTGGTCGAACTGGACCGGCGGCACCTTGTCCATCCGGTATCATCCTTCCGGGGCCATGAGGCGCGCGGCGTCCGCATCCTAACATCCGCCAACGGCGCAACTGTCACCGATGCCGAAGGCCGCCAACTGATCGACGGTTTTGCGGGCCTGTGGTGCGTGAACGCGGGCTATGGCCATGAAAGCGTGATCGAAGCCGCAACCCGCCAGATGCGCGAATTGCCTTATGCTACGGGCTATTTCGACCTTGGTGCCGAAGCGCCGATCCGGCTGGCCGCCGCACTGGCCGAACGTGCGCCGGGCGACCTGAACCATGTCTATTTCACGCTTGGCGGGTCGGATGCCGTCGACAGCACGATCCGCTTTATCCGGTATTACTGGCATGCGCTGGGTCAGCCGGGCCGCGATCAGTTCATCTCGGTCGCATCGGGATATCACGGATCAACCAGCATGGGGGCGGGGCTGACGGCGCTGCCGCTGTTCCATGACGGGTTCGGCGTGCCGCATAGCTGGCAGCACAAAATCGCCTCGCATGATCTGTACCGCAACCCGCTGGCGTCAGAACCACAGGCGGTGATCGCAGCATCGGTGGCAGAGCTGCGCGCCAAAATCGCCGAAATCGGTGCCGAACGGGTCGCGGCGTTTTACGTCGAACCCATTCAGGGCTCGGGCGGCGTATTGGTGCCGCCGCCCGGTTGGATCAAGGCCATGCACGCAGTCTGCCGCGAATTCGGCATCCTGTTCGTCGCGGATGAGGTTATCACCGGCTTTGGCCGCACCGGCCCGCTGTTTGCCTGCGAGGATGAGGACATCGTGCCGGACCTGATGACTGTGGCAAAGGGCCTGACCTCAGGCTATCTGCCGATGGGCGCGGTGCTGATGTCGGACCATGTGTACGAGGTTATTGCCGACGGTGCCGGGGCAAAGGCCGTCGGGCATGGCTTCACCTATTCCGCGCATCCGGTCTCAGCCGCTGTCGCGCTTGAGGTGCTGTCGCTGTACGAGGGCGGAATTTTCGACAATGGCCGCGCGATGGGCGAACGCTTGCAGGCCGGGCTGCGCAGCCTGTCGGATCATCCGCTGGTCGGTGATGTGCGGGGCCGGGGCATGCTGGCTGCCGTGGAACTGGTTACGGACAAGACCGCGAAAACGCCGCTGCCCGCCGCGCTGAATGCAGCGACCCGGCTGTTTGACCGCGCATGGGAACAGGGGTTGGTGGTGCGGTCGTTTGCGCAAGGCGTGTTGGGGTATGCGCCGCCGCTGTGCTGCACGGCGGATGAGATTGACGCGATTGTCGCGCGCACCCGCAAAGTACTGGACCTGACGCTGGAAGACCCTGAGATCCGCGCGGTGCTGCGCTGATGGCGATGTTGTTTCTGTCCACCCCCGCCAGGTTGCCGGTCTGGAAACCGATGTTCGATGACGCGGGCGAAACCCTGATCGCGGGCGAAGCCGCTGTGACCGACCCGGCGGAAGTGACCGCCATCGCCTGCTGGACACCGCCTGCGGATATGTCGCGCTATCCGAACCTGCGCGTGGTGCTGTCGGTCGGCGCGGGCGTGGACCATCTGCCCTCCATGCCGCCCGGCGTGGCACTGGCCCGCACATTGGCACCGGGGATCGAGGCGATGGTGCGCGACTGGGTGGTGATGGCCACGCTGATGCTACACCGCGATATGCCGCAATATCTGGAGCAGGGCCGCGCAGAGCTGTGGCAGTCGCATCCCGTGCCACTGGCGTCAGGGCGGCGCGTCGGCATCATGGGCATGGGACGCATCGGCACCTTGGTCGCGCACAGCCTCTCGGCCCTTGGGTTTCAGATGGCGGGATTGTCACGCGCAGCGCACCCGGCGGATGTCCAGACCTTCACCCCCGCGTCGATGGATGCGTTTCTTGCGCGCAGCGATCTGCTGATCTGCCTGCTGCCGCTGACGGCGGAAACACGCGGCATCCTTGGCGCGCGCACCTTCGCGGCGCTGCCGCGCGGCGCGGGGCTGATCCACGCCGGGCGCGGCCCGCATCTGGACCTGCAGGCGATGCGCGCGTCGCTGGACAATGGCCAGCTTGGCAGCGCGATGCTGGATGTGACCGACCCCGAACCCCTGCCGCGAGATCACTGGCTGTGGCGCGATCCGCGCGTGATCCTGACGCCCCATGTCGCCGCCCAGACCGACGCGACCGAGGGCGCGCGCCACGCGCTGGCCGTGATGCGTGCACTGCACAGCGGCGCGCCCCTGCCGGGATTGGTGGATCAAGCCAAAGGCTACTGAGCGGGCGCCCCCTCAGTCGCGGTCATCAAACAGCCGCGACAGGGGGATATGTTGCTTGGTGAAGGGCGATTTCAGCACCACAAAGCTGAAATACTTGTTGATGCCCAGGTCACGGTCGATCAGCCCTTCCATGATCGACTGATAGTCATCAATCCCGGCGGTGACAAACTTCGCCAGATAGTCGTAGCCGCCTGAAACAAGGTGACATTCCACGCAGCTTTCGATCTTTTCCAGCGCCTCCTGAAACCGTGCGAAATCAATCTGCCGGTGGTTCTTCAGCGTGAATTCGGTGAACACCGTCAGCGTCGGACCCAGCCGCGCAAGGTCGATCTGCGCGGAATATCCGGAAATATACCCCGCCTGCTGCAGCTTTTTCACCCGCATCAGACAGGGCGAAGGCGACAGATTAACCTCATCGGCCAGTTCGACATTTGTGATGCGGCCATTGCGTTGCAGGACGGCGAGTATCTTGATGTCGATACGGTCAAGTTTATAGGCAGCCGTCATTGTCGTTCCTTGCACCGCTGCACGGCTTTGCAGGTTTCCGGCCCCAAGGGCCACGTTTTCACAGCACCCCATTTACCAGCGCGTTTCAACAGGAAATGCTGTTTTAGCCCCCGATTGCGGAACAACCCCCTGCATTCGCGCCTATAGGATCGGCGCAACGACAAAAGGTAAGCCCATGACAGCACCCCGACTTTCGATCGCTACGCCTGACACTCTGCCCCCGGACGCCGATTGCGTGGTGATCGGCGCGGGCATCGTCGGCGTCTCGGCGGCCTATTGGCTGGCGCGCGCCGGACAAAAGGTTGTGCTGCTGGAAAAGGGCGCAGTGGGGGCTGAACAATCCAGCCGCAACTGGGGCTGGTGCCGACAGCAAAACCGCGATGCCCGTGAATTGCCGCTGTCCACCCGCAGCCTGAAGCTGTGGGAAGAAATGGGCGCGGATATCGGCGACTCGTTGGGGTTTTCACGCTGCGGCCTGTTGTATTTGTCCAATGACGACGCCGAAATCGAAGGTTGGGCGAAATGGGGCCGTTTTGCGCGTGGTGTCGGGGTAGATACCCGCATGCTGACCGCGACCGAAGCTGCCGCGCACGGTGCCGCGACCGGGCAGCGCTGGAAAGGCGGCGTCTGGTCACCCACCGACGGCATTGCGGACCCGGCGCGCGCTGCGCCCCTGATCGCGCAGGCCGTGATGAAACATGGCGGCCATGTCGTGCAGAACTGCGCCGCCCGCGGGTTGGAACTGGCGGCGGGGAAAGTTGCGGGCGTTATCACCGAAAAAGGCGTGGTCCGCACGCCGTCCGTGGTGGTGGCAGGAGGTGCATGGGCGGCAAGCTTTCTGCATCAGGTCAACATCGCCTTTCCGCAGGCGGCGGTACGTAGTTCGATGCTTTCGCTCGGCCCCGGCGCTAAAGGCCTGCCCGATGCGTTGCATACAGCCCCGGTTTCCGTCACCCGGCGGGCGGACGGTGGTTATGGGCTGGCGGTTTCAGGCATGGCCAATGTGAACCCTACCCCCGGCGCCCTATTGGGAATGCGGCATTTCCTGCCGATGTTTGCGCGCCGCTGGCGCGTGTTGCGACCCGGCGGCCTACAGGCATGGTCTGCCGGTTTTGAGACGCGACACCGCTGGGCAATGGATCAGCCCACGCCGATGGAACAGGTCCGCATTCTGAACCCACGCCCGTCAGCCCGGCAGATCAACGTGACATTGACGCGCGCCCGCGCCCTGGTGCCCGCCCTACGCAATGTACCAATTACCGCCACATGGGCCGGATACATCGACAGCACACCCGACGGCGTGCCGGTGATCGACGCTGACATCGGCATTCCGGGCCTTGTGCTGGCGGCGGGGCTTTCCGGCCACGGCTTTGGCATTGGCCCCGGCGTGGGCCATCTGGTGGCTGACATGGTTCTGGGGCGCGACCCTATCACAGAAACCCGGCAATACCGGCTTTCCCGCTTCGCCCGCAGCCAATGGGGCAAGGTCAGCGAGTTTTAGAGCATATCGCGCAAATTAAAGACCGGCTTGGCGCATCAACGCTATGCGGAAACGATAGATCAGCGCCTAAGGCGTACAAGCGCATGCAGAGAAAGCACATTTGGCCAGAATGGAGAAGACGATGACAACATATAAATTGGCTTTAATCCCCGGCGACGGGATCGGGGGGGATGTGACCGACGCGGCCATGGCCGTGGTGCAGGCCGCCGCCCGCCGCCATGATTTCACCGTTCAGGCGACAACCTTTGACTGGTCCTGCGCCCACTATCTGCGCACGGGCGCGATGATGCCGGAAGATGGGATTGAGACCTTGCGCGGCTTTGACGCGATCTACCTTGGCGCGGTCGGCTGGCCACATACCGTACCAGATTCGGTGTCGCTGCACGGCCTGCTGCTGCCGATCCGCAAAGCGTTCAACCAATATGCCAATATCCGCCCGCACCGCCTGCTGCCCGGCGTTGAAAGCCCGCTGCGGTCAGACGGATTCGACATCCTGTGCATTCGTGAAAATACCGAAGGCGAATATTCCGGCGCGGGCGGGCGCGTGCATCAGGGCATGGTGAATGAGGTCGCCGTGGAAACCGCGATCTTCACCCGCGCGGGGGTCGAACGTATCTTGCGCTTTGCCTTTGAACAGGCGCAGGCGCGACGCGGGCATCTGACCTCGGTCACGAAATCGAATGCGCAGAAATATTCGATGGTTTTCTGGGACGAAGTCACGCGCGAAGTTGCCGCCGACTATCCCGATGTGACGGTCAGCCACATGCATATCGACGCGATGGCCGCGCGCATGGTGATGGCCCCCGAAAGCCTTGATGTGGTGGTCGCCTCAAACCTGTTCGGCGACATCCTGACCGATCTGGGGGCCGCGATTCAGGGCGGTCTTGGCTTTGCCGCTTCGGCCAATATCTGCCCCGATGGCACGGGCCCGTCCATGTTCGAACCAGTGCACGGGTCGGCGCCCGATATTGCGGGCCAGAACATCGCCAACCCGATTGCCGCGATCTGGTCCGCAGCCATGATGCTGCAGCATCTGGGCGAAGACCGCGCCGCCGATACAATCATCGCCGCAATCGAGGCCGCGACCGCGCAAGGCATCGGCACGGTGCCGGGCAGTCATTCCACCGACGCCATCACGGCGGCCATCCTTTCCGCATTGGAGGCGGACGCATGAACCTGCAAGACCCCGATCTGTTCCGCAACGCCGCCCTGATCAACGGGCACTGGCTGTCACGCCCGGAAATGGACGTGACCAACCCCGCCACCGGCACAGTGCTGGGCCAGTTGCCCGATTGCACCGCCTCAGAAACCCGCGACGCCATCGCCGCTGCCGACCGCGCCATGGTAGGCTGGCGCGCCCTTACCCATGCCGCGCGCGCCGATCTTTTGTTGCGCTGGTATGCGCTGATCTTGGACCACAGCGAAGACCTGGCGCAGATTCTAACCGCCGAACAGGGTAAGCCCCTGTCAGAGGCCCGGACCGAGGTGACATATGGCGCAAGTTTCGTGCGCTGGTTCGCCGAAGAGGCGCGGCGCATCAACGGCAAGATCATCCCCTCGCCTGTCGCGGGCAAAAAGATCTTTGCCATGAAAGAACCCGTCGGGGTTTGCGCGATCATTACGCCGTGGAATTTCCCCATCGCCATGATCGCCCGAAAGGTCGCGCCCGGTCTGGCGGCGGGCTGCACCATGGTCGTGAAGCCATCTGATTTCACGCCCTATTCGGCGCTGGCGCTGGCGGTTCTGGCCGAACGCGCCGGGATTCCGGCAGGTGTGATGAACATCCTGACCGGCAAGCCCGAGGCGATTGGCGCCGCCCTGACCGAAAGCCCCGTGGTGCGCAAACTGTCCTTCACCGGATCAACCCGCGTGGGGGCAATGCTGGCCGAACAATGCGCGCCGACATTGAAGCGCCTCAGCCTTGAACTGGGTGGCAATGCTCCGTTCGTGGTGTTTGACGATGCCGATCTGGATGCGGCGGTCGAAGGCGCGATGCAGTCAAAGTTCCGCAACGGCGGGCAAACATGCGTCTGTGCCAACCGGATCATCGTGCAATCAGGCATCCATGATGCGTTTGTGGCCGCGCTCAGCGCGCGGGTCGATGCGCTGCAGGTCGGCGCGGGCACCGGGGCGGATGTGAACATCGGCCCGATGATCAACACCGCCGCGATTGAAAAGATCAGCGCGCATGTCGCCGATGCGCTGGCGCAAGGCGCCACCCGTGTCACCCGCCCGCGCGATCTGCCCGCGCACTATGCCGATCCGGTGGTGCTGACCGGCGCAACAACCGCAATGCGGCTGGCCTCCGAGGAAACTTTTGGCCCCGTCGCGCCGATTTTTCGCTTTGACACCGAAGCTGAGGCACTGGCATTGGCAAACGGTACGCCCTTTGGCCTTGCAGCGTATTTCTACACCCGCGACATGGCGCGCGCTTTCCGCTTTGGCGAGGCGCTGGAATTCGGCATGGTCGGGCTGAATACCGGCACGCTCAGCAACGAGGTTGCGCCGTTTGGCGGGATCAAAGCGTCCGGCATGGGCCGCGAGGGGGCGCAAGAGGGGATTGATGAGTACCTTGAAACCAAGGCATTGCACTTCGGCGGGCTGTGACGCTGATCGTGGCGAACAGAAGCAAGCGTCTCGATCTGTAGGATATGCGGCTTTATACAAGCGCGGTGCCAACAGAACCTTGGTTGACGAAAAAGATCGCGAATATTGTGTCTGCTGCCATGACGTCTTCCCCCGCGAGGCGTCTGAACCGGCGCCAGACCGTGGTCCCGCTGACGCCACGCGCAGCGCGGACGGGTTGAACTGAACCGTGCGCTTGTCTAGCCTGAAAGCGCGCATCGGTCAGATGATTGGCGCCGCGCCGATCTCCGCCGTGAGCCGGTCAACGAACTTGTCTATTCGAAGCAAGCGCACGGCTCGCGGGTTCAGCAAGGCCAAGATGTCGGCGTCCGGGAGCGACCAGTCCGGCAGCACGCGCACTAATCTGCCGGCACTCAGATCGGCCGAAACGCTCCATTCAGAGCGTTCGACGATACCGTAGCCATCCAGCGCCCAGCCACGCAGAGCCTCGCCATCGTTGCAGCCAAAAACCGACTGCACGCGCAGGCTCGTTTCAACACCGTCCGGACCTGTCAGTGGCCAAAGGGTGGTGTCGGCCCGGTTCTCACGAACCACGCCGACTCTGTGGGCCGACACCTCTTCGGGGCGCTGTGGAAGGCCAAAGCGTCTGGCATAATCGGGCGACGCAACAAGGAAGCGGCGGTTCGAGGCAAGCTTGTGCTGCGTGATCCTCAGGTTCGGCAACCGCCCGACATGGATCAGGACATCCCAAAGTCCCTCATTCATCACGCCCACCGGATCTTCGCTGAGGCTTAGCGTCGGCCGCAGATCCGGGTTCTCGTTCCCAAAGTGTGCAAGAACCGGGGCCACGCGCAGACGCCCGAAGCCGAAGGGCGCAATGACAT harbors:
- the argE gene encoding acetylornithine deacetylase, producing the protein MTPQNLTPEAMLAKLVGFDSVVGRPNAPIVEFIRDWLAGWGVHAHVLPGPEGDRANLFATIGPADRPGYVLSGHLDVVPANEPGWQGDPFTLREDAGRLIGRGACDMKGFVAAALSIVPDLLAMDLQAPIHLALSYDEEAGCRGVPHLLSALPGLCAPPAGAIIGEPSGLTPVLAHKGKSAIRLVATGKPGHSSRPDLGANAIHALVPALTAAAAQAKALQSGAQDARFLPSWSSLQIGTVSGGQALNIIPEAATAQIEARAIAGVDPFDLLAPVIAAAKAAGVETRILASYPALALDPGHPLADLMAQLAGETPLGAVSYGTEAGLFQAAGIAAIICGPGDIDRAHKPEEYLTRNELHATCALMQRLGESLRA
- a CDS encoding GNAT family N-acetyltransferase — its product is MTQPDLTTLEFTPFTAQHLTGALALSRALNWPHRLEDWALSFSVSQGVVAMAGGRVVGTALCSMHGPVATLNMIIVDEAMRGRGLGRQLMQRIIALAETREMRLVATDDGKPLYRKLGFEDCGQIVQLQGVANAATPERPVQAGPVDLELLAQMDTAASGLERVALLTRIAASGVTLRTDGGFALLREFGRGHVLGPVVAQDAGAGRALIAAGATQMAGQFLRIDVTAAHGLAPFVETLGLSPVGGGTAMVHSPRARAASDYHTYALVSQALG
- a CDS encoding aminotransferase class III-fold pyridoxal phosphate-dependent enzyme — its product is MLTHPPLANSLVELDRRHLVHPVSSFRGHEARGVRILTSANGATVTDAEGRQLIDGFAGLWCVNAGYGHESVIEAATRQMRELPYATGYFDLGAEAPIRLAAALAERAPGDLNHVYFTLGGSDAVDSTIRFIRYYWHALGQPGRDQFISVASGYHGSTSMGAGLTALPLFHDGFGVPHSWQHKIASHDLYRNPLASEPQAVIAASVAELRAKIAEIGAERVAAFYVEPIQGSGGVLVPPPGWIKAMHAVCREFGILFVADEVITGFGRTGPLFACEDEDIVPDLMTVAKGLTSGYLPMGAVLMSDHVYEVIADGAGAKAVGHGFTYSAHPVSAAVALEVLSLYEGGIFDNGRAMGERLQAGLRSLSDHPLVGDVRGRGMLAAVELVTDKTAKTPLPAALNAATRLFDRAWEQGLVVRSFAQGVLGYAPPLCCTADEIDAIVARTRKVLDLTLEDPEIRAVLR
- a CDS encoding 2-hydroxyacid dehydrogenase; amino-acid sequence: MAMLFLSTPARLPVWKPMFDDAGETLIAGEAAVTDPAEVTAIACWTPPADMSRYPNLRVVLSVGAGVDHLPSMPPGVALARTLAPGIEAMVRDWVVMATLMLHRDMPQYLEQGRAELWQSHPVPLASGRRVGIMGMGRIGTLVAHSLSALGFQMAGLSRAAHPADVQTFTPASMDAFLARSDLLICLLPLTAETRGILGARTFAALPRGAGLIHAGRGPHLDLQAMRASLDNGQLGSAMLDVTDPEPLPRDHWLWRDPRVILTPHVAAQTDATEGARHALAVMRALHSGAPLPGLVDQAKGY
- a CDS encoding Lrp/AsnC family transcriptional regulator, with the protein product MTAAYKLDRIDIKILAVLQRNGRITNVELADEVNLSPSPCLMRVKKLQQAGYISGYSAQIDLARLGPTLTVFTEFTLKNHRQIDFARFQEALEKIESCVECHLVSGGYDYLAKFVTAGIDDYQSIMEGLIDRDLGINKYFSFVVLKSPFTKQHIPLSRLFDDRD
- a CDS encoding NAD(P)/FAD-dependent oxidoreductase → MTAPRLSIATPDTLPPDADCVVIGAGIVGVSAAYWLARAGQKVVLLEKGAVGAEQSSRNWGWCRQQNRDARELPLSTRSLKLWEEMGADIGDSLGFSRCGLLYLSNDDAEIEGWAKWGRFARGVGVDTRMLTATEAAAHGAATGQRWKGGVWSPTDGIADPARAAPLIAQAVMKHGGHVVQNCAARGLELAAGKVAGVITEKGVVRTPSVVVAGGAWAASFLHQVNIAFPQAAVRSSMLSLGPGAKGLPDALHTAPVSVTRRADGGYGLAVSGMANVNPTPGALLGMRHFLPMFARRWRVLRPGGLQAWSAGFETRHRWAMDQPTPMEQVRILNPRPSARQINVTLTRARALVPALRNVPITATWAGYIDSTPDGVPVIDADIGIPGLVLAAGLSGHGFGIGPGVGHLVADMVLGRDPITETRQYRLSRFARSQWGKVSEF
- a CDS encoding tartrate dehydrogenase — protein: MTTYKLALIPGDGIGGDVTDAAMAVVQAAARRHDFTVQATTFDWSCAHYLRTGAMMPEDGIETLRGFDAIYLGAVGWPHTVPDSVSLHGLLLPIRKAFNQYANIRPHRLLPGVESPLRSDGFDILCIRENTEGEYSGAGGRVHQGMVNEVAVETAIFTRAGVERILRFAFEQAQARRGHLTSVTKSNAQKYSMVFWDEVTREVAADYPDVTVSHMHIDAMAARMVMAPESLDVVVASNLFGDILTDLGAAIQGGLGFAASANICPDGTGPSMFEPVHGSAPDIAGQNIANPIAAIWSAAMMLQHLGEDRAADTIIAAIEAATAQGIGTVPGSHSTDAITAAILSALEADA
- a CDS encoding NAD-dependent succinate-semialdehyde dehydrogenase, translated to MNLQDPDLFRNAALINGHWLSRPEMDVTNPATGTVLGQLPDCTASETRDAIAAADRAMVGWRALTHAARADLLLRWYALILDHSEDLAQILTAEQGKPLSEARTEVTYGASFVRWFAEEARRINGKIIPSPVAGKKIFAMKEPVGVCAIITPWNFPIAMIARKVAPGLAAGCTMVVKPSDFTPYSALALAVLAERAGIPAGVMNILTGKPEAIGAALTESPVVRKLSFTGSTRVGAMLAEQCAPTLKRLSLELGGNAPFVVFDDADLDAAVEGAMQSKFRNGGQTCVCANRIIVQSGIHDAFVAALSARVDALQVGAGTGADVNIGPMINTAAIEKISAHVADALAQGATRVTRPRDLPAHYADPVVLTGATTAMRLASEETFGPVAPIFRFDTEAEALALANGTPFGLAAYFYTRDMARAFRFGEALEFGMVGLNTGTLSNEVAPFGGIKASGMGREGAQEGIDEYLETKALHFGGL
- a CDS encoding LysR family transcriptional regulator, with translation MLDVPDLRFLIALSTAPSLAAAARSLNVTPPAVSQRLAALEDRLRLRLIERGRGQLRLTAEGGYLVDRAKSILDDVERLSEEMSARAGRIEGPIHVIAPFGFGRLRVAPVLAHFGNENPDLRPTLSLSEDPVGVMNEGLWDVLIHVGRLPNLRITQHKLASNRRFLVASPDYARRFGLPQRPEEVSAHRVGVVRENRADTTLWPLTGPDGVETSLRVQSVFGCNDGEALRGWALDGYGIVERSEWSVSADLSAGRLVRVLPDWSLPDADILALLNPRAVRLLRIDKFVDRLTAEIGAAPII